In one Microcoleus sp. bin38.metabat.b11b12b14.051 genomic region, the following are encoded:
- the rd gene encoding rubredoxin: MQKYVCTTCNYVYDPEEGDPDGDIPPGTAFEDIPDDWVCPTCGVTKSDFEPEE, translated from the coding sequence ATGCAAAAATACGTTTGTACAACTTGCAATTACGTCTACGATCCAGAAGAAGGCGACCCCGACGGAGACATACCGCCCGGTACTGCCTTTGAAGATATCCCCGACGATTGGGTTTGTCCCACTTGTGGGGTGACAAAATCCGATTTTGAACCAGAAGAATAA
- a CDS encoding NAD(P)/FAD-dependent oxidoreductase, giving the protein MLKITVIGGGAAGFFSAITCAKTYPQARVTLLEAGRQLLAKVRISGGGRCNVTHACFDPGVLVQNYPRGGKALRGAFTRFQPRDTVDWFASHGVKLKTEADGRMFPITDDSETIVNCLIRAAEDAGVKIRTGDAVVSVKKLTGNTTEGEGGHGGTAPTFIIELKSGEELKCDRILLATGSNPSGFKWAKELGNTVEVPVPSLFTFNIADSRIKDLAGVSVPNAKVKLAGAKLEQSGPLLITHWGVSGPAVLKLSAWGARFLHDRHYRTSVLINWLPQYNAEVLRQQLVAVKSQLSHRLIVSSCPFPMPRRLWERLTSSIGIDDQKRWADLSNKALDRLLQELVQGEYQISGKGAFKEEFVTCGGVNLKEVDFKTMESRRCPGLFFAGEILDIDGVTGGFNFQSAWTTAWLAGIAIGK; this is encoded by the coding sequence ATGCTAAAAATTACAGTCATAGGTGGTGGTGCAGCGGGTTTTTTTAGCGCAATTACCTGTGCTAAAACCTATCCCCAAGCCCGCGTCACTCTACTAGAAGCAGGCCGCCAACTCCTAGCAAAAGTTCGCATCTCTGGCGGCGGACGCTGCAACGTCACTCATGCTTGTTTTGACCCCGGTGTTTTAGTGCAGAATTACCCCAGAGGAGGGAAAGCTCTGCGCGGTGCTTTTACTCGATTTCAACCCCGCGATACGGTTGATTGGTTCGCCAGTCACGGCGTGAAATTGAAAACAGAAGCAGACGGGCGAATGTTTCCAATTACAGACGATTCGGAGACAATTGTTAACTGTTTGATCCGCGCTGCTGAGGATGCAGGCGTGAAAATTCGCACGGGCGATGCAGTTGTTTCAGTCAAGAAATTAACCGGGAATACCACAGAGGGCGAGGGCGGGCACGGGGGCACCGCCCCTACGTTTATAATTGAGTTGAAATCGGGGGAAGAGTTGAAGTGCGATCGCATTTTACTCGCTACAGGTAGCAATCCGTCGGGTTTCAAGTGGGCAAAAGAGTTAGGAAATACTGTAGAAGTGCCTGTTCCTTCTCTATTTACTTTTAATATTGCTGACAGCCGCATCAAAGATTTAGCCGGGGTTTCGGTTCCGAATGCTAAGGTAAAATTGGCGGGAGCAAAATTAGAACAAAGCGGGCCTTTGTTAATTACTCACTGGGGTGTCAGCGGGCCTGCTGTACTCAAACTTTCGGCTTGGGGTGCGAGATTTTTGCACGATCGCCATTATCGAACATCTGTCCTAATTAATTGGCTTCCCCAGTACAATGCAGAGGTTTTGCGGCAGCAACTGGTAGCGGTCAAATCGCAGTTGTCGCACCGATTAATCGTCTCTAGCTGTCCGTTTCCGATGCCGCGTCGCCTCTGGGAACGTTTGACAAGTTCGATCGGCATTGATGACCAAAAACGCTGGGCTGACTTATCCAACAAAGCCCTCGATCGCCTGTTACAAGAACTCGTCCAAGGCGAATATCAGATTTCAGGAAAGGGCGCATTTAAGGAAGAATTCGTCACTTGCGGCGGTGTCAATCTCAAAGAAGTCGATTTCAAGACGATGGAAAGCCGCCGCTGTCCCGGACTTTTCTTTGCTGGCGAAATCTTGGATATCGACGGCGTGACGGGCGGTTTCAACTTCCAAAGTGCTTGGACTACGGCGTGGTTGGCTGGAATCGCGATCGGCAAATGA
- a CDS encoding class II aldolase/adducin family protein — MIAIKVPKVTFQPPTFNSIEEERRHRKQRLAAALRLFARFGFSEGIAGHITVRDPEHLDHFWVNSFGMHFSLIRVSDLILVNHKGEVVEGNKPVNEAAFAIHSQVHNARPDVIAAAHAHSPYGKSWSSLGRLLDPLTQDACSFYEDQALFDDYTGVVLEIEEAKRIAKTLGDKKAIILQNHGLLTVGETVDEAAWWFIAMERSCQAQLMAQAAGKPILIKPECARLTQQQVGSHRMGWFSFQPLYDMIVRREPDLLD; from the coding sequence ATGATAGCAATAAAAGTTCCAAAAGTCACTTTCCAACCCCCAACATTCAACTCAATTGAAGAAGAACGCCGCCACCGCAAACAGCGTTTAGCCGCCGCACTTCGGTTATTTGCCCGCTTCGGATTCAGCGAAGGAATTGCCGGACACATCACCGTCCGCGACCCCGAACACCTCGATCATTTCTGGGTCAATTCCTTTGGAATGCACTTTAGTTTAATTCGAGTCAGCGACCTAATTTTAGTCAACCACAAAGGCGAAGTTGTTGAGGGAAATAAACCCGTAAACGAAGCAGCATTTGCCATTCATTCCCAAGTACACAACGCCCGCCCCGACGTAATCGCAGCAGCCCACGCCCATTCACCCTACGGCAAAAGTTGGTCGAGTTTGGGTCGCCTCCTCGACCCCCTAACGCAAGATGCTTGCTCTTTTTATGAAGACCAAGCTTTATTTGACGATTACACCGGAGTTGTTTTGGAAATCGAAGAAGCCAAACGCATCGCCAAAACTTTAGGTGACAAAAAAGCCATTATTTTACAAAATCACGGACTGTTAACAGTAGGTGAAACAGTAGATGAAGCAGCTTGGTGGTTTATTGCGATGGAACGTTCTTGTCAAGCGCAGTTAATGGCCCAAGCAGCCGGAAAACCGATTCTCATCAAGCCAGAATGTGCGCGTTTGACACAGCAGCAAGTCGGATCGCACCGCATGGGATGGTTTAGCTTTCAACCGCTTTATGACATGATTGTGCGCCGGGAACCAGACTTGTTAGATTAA
- a CDS encoding DUF4351 domain-containing protein produces the protein MFKEVEENIEYYREIELFFLELPKFNKRLEEVEGLIQSWAYFIKNAPDLEEIPEKFASVPELQTAFNIANRSSLNLEELQALEKREMFFEDQRGAVIKGIREGRQEGRIEGQMALILRQIARRTGEISPEIQTRIQQLSPEQLNDLGEILLDFTSQQDLIAWLESASR, from the coding sequence GTGTTTAAAGAAGTCGAAGAAAACATCGAGTATTACAGAGAAATAGAGTTATTTTTTCTGGAATTGCCCAAATTCAATAAAAGACTAGAAGAAGTTGAAGGTTTGATTCAAAGTTGGGCTTATTTCATCAAAAATGCTCCCGATTTGGAGGAAATACCGGAGAAATTTGCGTCAGTTCCCGAACTTCAAACAGCTTTTAATATCGCCAACAGGTCGAGTTTAAACCTTGAGGAATTACAAGCATTAGAAAAACGAGAAATGTTCTTTGAAGACCAGCGTGGTGCTGTGATTAAAGGCATCCGAGAAGGTCGTCAAGAAGGTAGAATCGAGGGGCAAATGGCATTAATATTGCGTCAAATTGCGCGACGGACTGGTGAGATATCCCCAGAAATTCAAACTCGCATCCAGCAGCTATCTCCTGAACAATTGAATGATTTAGGTGAAATTTTGTTAGATTTTACCAGTCAACAGGATTTGATTGCTTGGCTGGAATCGGCTTCTAGATAA
- a CDS encoding Rpn family recombination-promoting nuclease/putative transposase, translating into MHFINPKTDFGFKKIFASPQHKEVLISFLNAMLYNAEPTITDLEIIDPYAAPAITGLKDTYLDVKAKITGDKTVIIEMQVINVEAFTKRVIFNAAKTYATQLKPREGYSKLNPLIALTITDFVLFENTEKFLTHFVFKEVEENIEYYREIELFFLELPKFNKRLEEVEGLIQSWAYFCV; encoded by the coding sequence ATGCACTTCATCAATCCCAAAACAGATTTTGGCTTCAAAAAAATCTTTGCATCACCTCAGCATAAAGAAGTTTTGATTAGCTTTTTGAATGCGATGCTCTACAACGCAGAGCCAACAATTACCGACTTAGAAATCATCGACCCCTACGCCGCACCAGCAATTACTGGTTTAAAAGACACTTACCTGGATGTCAAAGCCAAAATTACAGGCGACAAAACTGTGATTATCGAAATGCAGGTAATTAATGTAGAAGCTTTTACCAAGCGCGTCATATTTAATGCAGCCAAAACCTACGCAACTCAACTCAAACCCAGAGAAGGCTACTCAAAATTAAATCCTTTGATTGCTTTAACAATTACCGATTTTGTTCTGTTTGAGAATACAGAGAAATTTCTCACCCATTTTGTGTTTAAAGAAGTCGAAGAAAACATCGAGTATTACAGAGAAATAGAGTTATTTTTTCTGGAATTGCCCAAATTCAATAAAAGACTAGAAGAAGTTGAAGGTTTGATTCAAAGTTGGGCTTATTTTTGTGTTTAA
- a CDS encoding Rpn family recombination-promoting nuclease/putative transposase, which translates to MNFINPKTDFGFKKIFASPQHKEVLISFLNAMLYNAEPTITDLEIIDPYAAPAIAGLKDTYLDVKAKITGNTTVIIEMQVINVEAFTKRVIFNAAKTYATQLKPREGYSKLNPLIALTITDFVLFENTDKFLTHFVFKEVEENIEYYREIELFFLELPKFNKRLEEVEGLIQSWAYFIKNAPDMEEIPEKFASVPELQTAFNIANRSSLNLEELGALEKREMFFEDQRGAVIKGIREGRIEGEMALILRLLPRLTGEISPEIQTRIQQLSPEQLNDLGETLLDFTNQEDLISWLESVSA; encoded by the coding sequence ATGAACTTCATCAATCCTAAAACAGATTTTGGCTTCAAAAAAATCTTTGCATCACCTCAGCACAAAGAAGTTTTGATTAGCTTTCTGAACGCCATGCTCTACAACGCAGAGCCAACAATTACCGACTTAGAAATCATCGATCCCTACGCCGCACCAGCCATTGCTGGTTTAAAAGACACTTACCTCGATGTCAAAGCCAAAATTACAGGAAACACAACTGTGATTATTGAAATGCAGGTAATTAATGTAGAAGCTTTTACCAAGCGTGTCATATTTAATGCAGCCAAAACCTACGCAACTCAACTCAAACCCAGAGAAGGCTACTCAAAATTAAATCCTCTGATTGCTTTAACAATTACCGATTTTGTTCTGTTTGAGAATACCGACAAATTTCTCACCCATTTTGTGTTTAAAGAAGTCGAAGAAAACATCGAGTATTACAGAGAAATAGAGTTATTTTTTCTGGAATTGCCCAAATTCAATAAAAGACTAGAAGAAGTTGAAGGTTTGATTCAAAGTTGGGCTTATTTTATCAAAAATGCTCCCGACATGGAGGAAATACCAGAGAAGTTTGCGTCAGTACCAGAACTGCAAACAGCTTTTAATATCGCCAACAGGTCAAGTTTAAACCTTGAGGAATTAGGAGCTTTAGAAAAACGGGAAATGTTCTTTGAAGACCAGCGTGGTGCTGTGATTAAAGGCATCCGAGAAGGTAGAATCGAGGGGGAAATGGCATTAATATTGCGTTTACTCCCGCGACTTACTGGTGAGATTTCGCCGGAAATTCAAACTCGCATCCAGCAGCTATCTCCTGAACAATTGAATGATTTAGGTGAAACTTTGTTAGATTTTACCAATCAAGAAGATTTGATTTCTTGGCTCGAATCCGTGTCAGCATAA
- a CDS encoding Rpn family recombination-promoting nuclease/putative transposase, which translates to MNFINPKTDFGFKKIFASPQHKEVLISFLNAMLYNAEPTITDLEIIDPYAAPAITGLKDTYLDVKAKITGNTTVIIEMQVINVEAFTKRVIFNAAKTYATQLKPRESYSKLNPLIALTITDFVLFENTEKFLTHFVFKEVEENIEYYREIELFFLELPKFNKKLEEVEGLIQSWAYFIKNAPDLEEIPEKFASVPELQTAFNIANRSSLNLEELQALEKREMFFEDQRGAVIKGIREGKVEGKIELILRQIARRTGEISPEIQIRIQQLSPEQLNDLGEILLDFTSQQDLISWLESVSA; encoded by the coding sequence ATGAACTTCATCAATCCTAAAACAGATTTTGGCTTCAAAAAAATCTTTGCTTCACCTCAGCACAAAGAAGTTTTGATTAGCTTCCTGAATGCCATGCTCTACAACGCAGAGCCAACAATTACCGACTTAGAAATCATCGATCCCTACGCCGCACCAGCAATTACTGGTTTAAAAGACACTTACCTCGATGTCAAAGCCAAAATTACAGGAAACACAACTGTGATTATTGAAATGCAGGTAATTAATGTAGAAGCTTTTACCAAGCGTGTCATATTTAATGCAGCCAAAACCTACGCAACTCAACTCAAACCGAGAGAAAGCTACTCAAAATTAAATCCTCTGATTGCTTTAACAATTACCGATTTTGTTCTGTTTGAGAATACAGAGAAATTTCTGACCCATTTTGTGTTTAAAGAAGTCGAAGAAAACATCGAGTATTACAGAGAAATAGAGTTGTTTTTTCTGGAGCTTCCCAAATTCAATAAAAAACTAGAAGAAGTTGAAGGTTTGATTCAAAGTTGGGCTTATTTCATCAAAAATGCTCCCGATTTGGAGGAAATACCCGAGAAATTTGCGTCAGTACCAGAACTTCAAACAGCTTTTAATATCGCCAACAGGTCGAGTTTAAACCTTGAGGAATTACAAGCATTAGAAAAACGGGAAATGTTCTTTGAAGACCAGCGTGGTGCTGTGATCAAAGGCATCCGAGAAGGTAAAGTTGAGGGAAAAATAGAATTAATATTGCGTCAAATTGCCCGACGGACTGGTGAGATTTCGCCGGAAATTCAAATTCGCATCCAGCAGCTATCTCCTGAACAATTGAATGATTTAGGTGAAATTTTGTTAGATTTTACCAGTCAACAGGATTTGATTTCTTGGCTCGAATCCGTGTCAGCATAA
- a CDS encoding HEAT repeat domain-containing protein, with translation MNNNDYPNALDLDTELESPLDHFDESEPPLPDPEEMLPLLESPEPQHRMMAARAFCELQDDRAISHLINLLRDGCPLVRVSAAYALGRNPSPDAVEPLIEQLNRDWNGYVRKGVVWALGNCTDHRALAPLIDALRTDISAVRLWAASSLGQMAKVGYYVVIAGIPPLIESLRGDAVSAVRSNSAWAIGQLARELPNNVVYAGAIDALIESLEEDQDMGVREDAKSSLLRVGDPRGLQIIEDLEMEGLL, from the coding sequence ATGAACAATAACGACTACCCCAACGCCCTCGATCTTGATACGGAACTGGAAAGCCCTTTGGATCATTTTGATGAGTCCGAACCCCCACTACCAGATCCAGAGGAAATGCTGCCTTTGCTGGAATCCCCGGAACCTCAGCACCGGATGATGGCGGCCCGGGCTTTTTGCGAATTGCAGGACGATCGCGCAATTTCGCATTTAATTAATTTATTGAGAGACGGTTGCCCCTTGGTGCGGGTGAGTGCGGCCTATGCTTTGGGGCGAAATCCGAGTCCCGATGCTGTGGAACCGCTGATCGAGCAGCTTAACCGCGATTGGAATGGTTATGTTCGCAAAGGGGTAGTTTGGGCCCTGGGAAATTGCACGGATCACCGCGCTTTAGCCCCCTTAATTGATGCTCTGAGAACTGATATTTCGGCGGTGCGTTTGTGGGCGGCGAGTTCCCTCGGTCAAATGGCAAAAGTTGGTTACTATGTGGTGATTGCGGGGATTCCGCCGTTGATTGAATCACTGCGGGGAGATGCTGTATCTGCGGTGCGTAGTAACTCGGCTTGGGCGATCGGGCAACTGGCGCGGGAGTTGCCGAATAATGTAGTGTACGCTGGGGCGATCGACGCTTTGATTGAATCATTAGAAGAAGACCAAGATATGGGCGTGCGCGAAGATGCTAAATCTTCCCTATTACGAGTCGGCGATCCGCGCGGCTTGCAGATTATTGAAGACTTAGAAATGGAAGGATTGTTATGA
- a CDS encoding N-acetyltransferase, which yields MSAQILPGYWLRSGSGLDRAKLLKFLHHTYRELYPDRELGHLAQTVEQYFSNQTPLWWVECLKNSPKEGESFSGLPSQSANPKSVVGCLWLGNAIDQTTGERHGHIFLLYIAPEHRRQGLGAALVIQAENWARSRGDRQIGLQVFLSNQPAMNLYQKLGYESHSVWMIKSL from the coding sequence ATGTCAGCCCAGATATTACCGGGCTACTGGCTGCGATCGGGTTCTGGGCTCGATCGCGCAAAACTGCTAAAGTTCCTGCACCATACTTACCGAGAGCTTTACCCGGATCGCGAATTGGGACATTTGGCTCAAACTGTCGAGCAGTATTTTTCTAATCAGACGCCGCTTTGGTGGGTAGAGTGCCTGAAAAACAGCCCGAAAGAGGGAGAAAGTTTTTCCGGGCTGCCCTCGCAGTCGGCAAATCCCAAATCTGTTGTGGGATGTTTGTGGTTGGGAAATGCGATCGACCAAACTACTGGAGAACGCCACGGCCATATTTTTCTGCTCTACATAGCACCGGAACATCGCCGTCAAGGACTCGGTGCAGCTTTAGTTATTCAGGCAGAAAATTGGGCGCGTTCAAGGGGCGATCGGCAAATTGGTTTGCAAGTTTTTTTGAGCAATCAGCCGGCGATGAATCTCTATCAAAAATTAGGCTATGAGAGTCATTCTGTGTGGATGATCAAATCTCTTTGA
- a CDS encoding calcium-binding protein, with product MSASPAVYEALAKSIVFLNQKPSAQNQVLRFLDTNGYYIDRVFDDQETGFYAIGFGSSDPKQPPVLVFRGTDFIDGDATFSDSPDIGLPEFENNKDSIKNWLTQIGQDTAKNPSKLLPDVVGHSWGGAIAQIVATEYTSITGDIFTFNSPGVSASIANNFRRNLSRAGNKNVSHYIVSGDIVSLFGEAFIQGKVFLQSFIDPSINPLTVLAKHRTENLLTTPPPDFVQRQISLEDLNSPAFAYTNNDSDFNEFIAALNLPLPNVSVAIRYRGGAESLRTAPEFSFVDLIRQMQFGLAPLQPNYLLGDARNNTATGGRGEDTIIGNAGNDTLRGNRDNDSIIGGPGDDFLYGGRDNDYLEGGEGNDLLSGEFGNDFLIGGAGRDRFVLESGGGADVIADFTKGEDLIALSRGLTFAQIRVSQGADGALITIPVTGEILATLRGLVASDITRPDFVQL from the coding sequence ATGAGTGCATCGCCTGCCGTTTATGAAGCTCTAGCTAAGTCAATTGTTTTTTTGAATCAAAAGCCAAGCGCCCAAAATCAAGTTTTGCGGTTCCTGGATACTAACGGCTACTATATAGATCGCGTATTCGACGACCAAGAAACAGGCTTTTACGCGATCGGCTTCGGTTCCTCCGATCCCAAACAACCGCCAGTCCTGGTATTTCGAGGTACAGACTTCATCGACGGCGACGCTACGTTTTCCGACTCCCCGGACATTGGCCTGCCGGAATTTGAAAACAACAAAGATAGTATCAAAAACTGGCTGACACAAATCGGTCAAGATACAGCTAAAAACCCCAGCAAATTATTGCCCGATGTCGTGGGCCACAGTTGGGGCGGAGCGATCGCTCAAATCGTAGCCACAGAATACACATCAATTACCGGCGATATCTTTACATTCAACTCTCCCGGAGTGTCAGCAAGCATCGCCAACAATTTTAGGAGAAACCTCAGCAGAGCCGGCAACAAAAATGTCAGTCACTACATTGTCAGCGGAGATATCGTCAGCTTGTTTGGCGAAGCATTTATACAGGGAAAAGTATTTCTTCAAAGTTTTATTGACCCGAGCATTAATCCCTTAACGGTTTTGGCAAAACATCGAACCGAAAATTTATTAACAACTCCGCCCCCAGATTTTGTCCAAAGACAAATTTCCCTAGAAGACTTAAACAGTCCCGCCTTTGCCTACACCAATAACGACTCAGATTTTAACGAATTTATCGCGGCGCTAAATTTGCCACTGCCCAACGTGTCAGTCGCCATTAGATACCGAGGAGGTGCAGAGAGTTTGAGAACAGCACCAGAATTTTCTTTTGTGGACTTAATCAGACAAATGCAATTCGGTTTAGCTCCCTTGCAACCGAATTATTTATTAGGCGATGCTCGCAACAATACTGCTACCGGCGGCCGTGGAGAAGATACGATTATCGGCAATGCCGGCAACGATACTCTCAGAGGCAATCGAGATAATGACAGCATCATCGGCGGCCCTGGCGACGACTTCTTGTACGGCGGCAGAGATAACGATTATTTGGAGGGCGGCGAGGGCAACGATTTGCTTTCCGGCGAGTTTGGCAACGATTTTTTAATTGGCGGCGCGGGGCGCGATCGATTTGTCTTGGAATCCGGCGGCGGAGCAGATGTGATTGCCGATTTTACAAAAGGTGAAGATTTAATTGCATTATCGCGGGGTCTAACTTTTGCTCAAATTAGAGTCAGCCAAGGTGCTGACGGAGCTTTAATTACTATCCCGGTTACTGGTGAAATTCTTGCTACTCTTAGAGGCTTAGTGGCGAGCGACATTACCCGACCGGATTTTGTGCAGCTTTAG
- a CDS encoding calcium-binding protein produces MPSSPAAYETIAKQLVYQDNNPQFQTLVQSGLAAAGYQIDRTFDDPLTGFHAIGLISTTPDKPPVLVFRGTDSIVDDAANGDRRGVGFNQFEANKQALGTWLTQISQDATKNPRRLPPDLLGHSLGGALTQLAATEFTSTVGDIVTFNSPGIAQSSVNTFKQKAGAGKNVTHYIVSGDFVSLGGEAFIPGKVMLETYTSPIINPLLVLDKHTQAGLLSSPPPGLTKTDISVDQLNRPDFTFTDSDYLELLAGLDYALPGQGTALRTRSSLEQLRTSPGSSFLGNVVAIKAALDPSRSNKLVGDDANNTASGLGGDDIIIGNGGNDTLSGNGGMDNISGSAGNDLLYGGKGDDVLNGGEGDDTLIGGLGADLIISGAGRDVLVLATGAGPDTILDFQQGQDLIGLSKGLTFNQLKITQGDISTTIELASNGQALASIPGLRRSPLTASDFIVI; encoded by the coding sequence ATGCCCTCCTCTCCCGCCGCTTACGAAACCATAGCCAAGCAACTTGTTTACCAAGATAACAACCCTCAGTTTCAAACTTTAGTTCAAAGTGGTTTGGCTGCTGCTGGTTACCAGATCGATCGCACTTTTGACGATCCGCTAACTGGGTTTCACGCGATCGGCTTAATTTCCACCACCCCAGACAAACCGCCCGTATTAGTATTTCGCGGCACCGACTCGATCGTAGACGATGCTGCCAATGGAGACAGGCGCGGCGTCGGTTTCAACCAATTTGAAGCCAACAAACAAGCCTTAGGAACTTGGCTGACACAAATCAGTCAAGACGCAACAAAAAACCCCCGCCGCCTGCCACCAGACCTACTCGGACACAGCTTGGGCGGTGCTTTAACCCAGCTAGCAGCCACCGAATTCACATCTACTGTCGGAGATATTGTCACCTTCAATTCTCCCGGAATCGCTCAGAGTAGCGTCAATACATTTAAGCAAAAAGCCGGCGCAGGTAAAAATGTAACTCACTACATAGTTAGCGGCGATTTTGTCAGCTTGGGAGGAGAAGCTTTCATTCCCGGAAAAGTAATGTTGGAAACATATACAAGCCCTATTATCAACCCGTTACTTGTCTTAGACAAGCACACACAAGCTGGTTTATTAAGCTCTCCTCCTCCCGGTTTGACTAAAACAGATATCTCTGTAGACCAGTTAAACCGCCCGGATTTCACTTTCACCGACTCCGATTATTTAGAGCTGTTAGCAGGCTTAGACTACGCACTGCCAGGTCAGGGAACAGCGCTGCGAACGCGCAGCAGTTTAGAGCAATTAAGAACCTCTCCGGGAAGCTCTTTTCTCGGCAACGTGGTAGCAATAAAAGCTGCTCTAGATCCGTCTCGCTCTAACAAATTAGTAGGGGACGATGCCAACAATACAGCCTCAGGTTTGGGCGGAGACGATATTATCATTGGCAATGGCGGAAACGACACTCTCAGCGGCAACGGTGGCATGGATAACATCAGCGGTAGCGCCGGCAACGACCTGCTATATGGCGGCAAAGGAGATGACGTTTTGAACGGTGGAGAAGGAGACGACACGCTGATTGGAGGACTGGGTGCAGACCTGATAATTAGCGGCGCTGGACGCGACGTATTAGTGTTAGCAACGGGCGCTGGCCCCGACACAATTTTAGACTTTCAACAGGGTCAAGATTTAATCGGTTTAAGCAAAGGTTTGACCTTCAACCAACTGAAAATCACTCAAGGGGATATTTCTACAACCATCGAACTTGCAAGTAACGGTCAAGCTCTTGCCAGTATTCCCGGTCTCCGAAGGAGCCCGCTAACAGCCAGCGATTTTATTGTGATTTAG
- a CDS encoding MFS transporter, giving the protein MEKKQIDGLWVSVLYFAQGLPYTVVNLMSVIFLKGMGTSNEMIGLTSLLSFPWVLKGLWGPVVDMYSTKRKWILTTEIISIFLFALLAFGVLTPEPVILSLVIFTAIAFVSATHDIAIDGFYLNVLNKDKQALFVGVRNTAYRGAVIAGSGLLVFLAGKIAEQHLVTGTAGDTKVYQDIQLSLLGSSFSVSALKYGWATAFGICAILFVLIYLFQRWYLPYPRNYAVEDGAPQRTTSFFESFKTYFQQDKIGWIVTYVLIFRLGDALTFKMAAPFLMDKVEKGGLAVSTSDMGLLSGTIGVIFLLIGGLLGGYLIATQGLKKWMWPTAILQNSTNVLYWMLAINQPGIQWAYVVNSIEQFTYGLGVAAYTVFLMRTVRPEYEASHYAITTAFMAAGVLIPGVFSGYLQTDLGYQNYFLFSSLAVIPGMLTIFFLPLEDEQKLVSMPRPGLDDFD; this is encoded by the coding sequence ATGGAAAAAAAACAGATCGATGGATTGTGGGTCTCTGTATTGTACTTCGCTCAGGGTCTCCCGTACACCGTCGTTAATTTAATGTCGGTGATTTTTTTGAAAGGGATGGGAACCAGCAACGAGATGATCGGATTGACAAGTTTGTTGTCTTTTCCCTGGGTATTAAAAGGTTTGTGGGGCCCCGTCGTTGATATGTATTCCACTAAACGCAAGTGGATTTTAACAACAGAAATTATTTCTATTTTTTTGTTTGCTTTGCTGGCTTTTGGCGTATTGACGCCGGAGCCTGTTATTCTATCACTTGTGATATTTACGGCGATCGCCTTTGTGTCCGCTACTCACGACATCGCCATTGATGGATTTTACTTAAACGTTCTCAATAAAGACAAACAAGCCCTATTTGTCGGCGTTCGCAACACCGCCTACAGGGGCGCAGTCATTGCTGGCAGCGGTTTATTGGTATTTTTAGCAGGGAAAATAGCAGAACAGCATTTAGTCACAGGAACCGCTGGCGATACAAAGGTATATCAGGACATTCAGTTGTCACTTTTGGGCTCGTCTTTTAGCGTGTCTGCGCTGAAATATGGCTGGGCGACAGCCTTTGGGATTTGTGCCATTCTATTTGTACTGATTTATCTGTTCCAGCGCTGGTATCTTCCCTATCCTAGAAATTATGCTGTCGAAGATGGCGCGCCACAGCGGACAACCAGCTTTTTTGAGTCATTTAAAACCTATTTCCAGCAAGATAAGATTGGTTGGATTGTAACTTATGTTTTGATTTTTCGGTTGGGCGATGCCTTGACATTTAAAATGGCTGCCCCTTTTTTAATGGATAAAGTTGAGAAGGGGGGATTAGCAGTTTCTACGTCGGATATGGGATTGCTATCGGGTACTATCGGCGTGATTTTCCTGTTAATCGGAGGGTTGCTGGGCGGCTATTTGATTGCAACACAAGGATTGAAAAAATGGATGTGGCCGACGGCAATTCTGCAAAATTCGACTAACGTCTTATATTGGATGTTGGCAATCAATCAACCGGGGATTCAATGGGCTTATGTTGTAAATTCGATCGAGCAATTTACTTACGGACTTGGTGTAGCTGCCTATACAGTGTTTTTGATGCGGACTGTCCGCCCTGAATACGAAGCATCACACTATGCGATTACAACGGCTTTTATGGCCGCCGGAGTGCTGATTCCAGGCGTTTTTAGTGGCTATTTACAGACTGATTTGGGCTATCAAAATTATTTTTTGTTCAGTTCACTGGCTGTGATTCCGGGTATGTTGACGATTTTCTTTTTGCCGCTAGAAGATGAGCAAAAATTAGTATCTATGCCCAGACCCGGACTCGATGATTTCGATTAA